A portion of the Meriones unguiculatus strain TT.TT164.6M chromosome 11, Bangor_MerUng_6.1, whole genome shotgun sequence genome contains these proteins:
- the Il12b gene encoding interleukin-12 subunit beta, which yields MCHQKLTISWFAVVLLASPLMAIWELEKNVYVVEMDWRSGANESVVLTCDTSEEGDITWTKDQTTKVEQSGKTVTIEVKDFNEAGQYTCHKGDQTLSHFRLLLHKKKNGYWSNEILKQDKNSENQTFLKCEAANYSGRFTCSWLVERTDLKFSIKNSSSSPDSRAVTCGAVSLTAEKVKGDEKDGKLKQYSVTCQEDITCPTAEETVPIGLVLEAQEQNKYENYSTSFFIRDIITPDPPKNLKVKPLKNDKVEVSWEYPDSWSTPHSYFALKFCVWTESNKENKMRNTNSNKENKMRNACIQNGTWLVDTTSTKVRCKDGRVCVEAQDRYYNSLYSKHACVPCK from the exons TTTATGTTGTAGAGATGGACTGGAGGAGCGGTGCGAATGAAAGCGTGGTCCTCACCTGTGACACTTCTGAAGAGGGTGATATCACCTGGACCAAAGACCAGACGACCAAAGTAGAGCAATCTGGAAAAACCGTGACCATCGAAGTCAAAGACTTCAATGAAGCTGGTCAATATACCTGCCACAAAGGAGACCAGACCCTCAGCCACTTCCGTCTGCtgctccacaagaagaaaaacGGATATTGGTCCAATGAGATCTTAAAGCAGGATAAAA aTTCCGAAAATCAGACTTTCCTGAAATGTGAGGCAGCAAATTACTCCGGGCGTTTCACGTGCTCTTGGCTGGTGGAAAGGACTGACTTGAAGTTCAGCATCAAGAACAGCAGTAG TTCCCCTGACTCCCGAGCAGTGACGTGTGGAGCTGTGTCTCTGACCGCAGAGAAAGTCAAAGGGGATGAAAAGGATGGTAAGCTTAAGCAGTACTCAGTGACGTGCCAGGAGGACATCACCTGCCCAACTGCAGAGGAGACTGTGCCCATTGGCCTGGTGCTGGAGGCACAGGAGCAGAATAAATATGAGAACTACAGCACCAGCTTCTTCATCAGAGACATCA TCACACCGGACCCTCCCAAGAACCTGAAGGTGAAACCTTTGAAGAACGATAAGGTGGAGGTCAGCTGGGAGTACCCTGACTCCTGGAGCACCCCCCATTCCTACTTCGCCCTCAAGTTCTGTGTTTGGACCgagagcaataaagaaaataagatgaGGAACACAaatagcaataaagaaaataagatgaGGAACGCATGTATACAG AATGGCACATGGCTAGTAGACACGACCTCCACCAAAGTCCGGTGCAAAGATGGAAGAGTCTGCGTGGAGGCTCAGGATCGCTACTACAATTCTTTGTATAGCAAACATGCGTGCGTGCCCTGCAAATAG